Within the Agromyces ramosus genome, the region CCGATCGCAGTCGGCGCCCACCCCTACCTCGGCATCGGAGACACGAAGAGCCGCGATCTCGAGATCCGCGTCCGCGCGGGTGCCGTTCTCGATCTCGACGAACGACACATCCCACGGGGCATCAGCTCGGTCGCGGCCGGATCCGACCTCCGCGACTGGACGCCGCTCGATGACGTGATGCGGCACGGATGCCTCGCGGCGCTCGACGTCTCCGACGGGCTGTTGCGCCATGGGCTCCGCGAACGAGGCGGTGCGGAGGTCGAGCTCTGGGCCGATCCCGAGTTCGGCTACGCGCAGCTGTACATCACCGATGCCCTGCCCGGACTGGGTGCGGGCGAGGTCGCGGTCGCGATCGAGCCGATGACGGCGCCGCCGAATGCTCTGCGGAGCGGGTTCGGCCTGACGTGGCTCGAGCCGGGCGAGCGGTGGTCGGCGGAGTGGGGCATCCGTCTGGTCGCGGGGGATTCGAATCGATCGAGCTGCCGAGAGGCGAGGGAGCACTTGTGAATCAGCCAGCGGACGACATCAACCGGAGTACGGTCGTTCGCGCGACCGTTCCGCTGCACACGCCACCCAACTGGGCGGTGCTGCAGCGGCGGCTCTTCGACCTGCTCGACGACGGCTGGCGCGCCTTCTCCGAGCTCTATTGCGAACCCGACGGGCAGCTCATCTTCGACCAGGCCATCAACAGCCGCGACGGCGCCGACGATTTCTACGAGGCCTTCTTCAACTGGCCGGCGCTGTACCTGCTCGGGGGCGCCGACGACTTGCTCGACGCGGTCAAGCATCACTGGCGCGGGGTCACGACTCAGCTCACCGAGATGGGGATGGTCGCCGACGAGTACGAGGTCGGATACGACTGGTTCCACCAGGGCGAGTCGAACCTGTTCTTCTACGGCATCTGCGCGGCCGATCCCGAGGACGAGGAGTTCCGCGCCCGGGCGAAGAGGTTCGCAGACCTGTACCTGCCCGGCGGCCCGAACTACGACCCCGAGCTCAACACCATCGGGGCTCCCCACAACGGCTCGCGTGGACTGCGGCCGGGCGTCGGCGAGGAATGGGCGAACTACTCGACCCGGTTCACGAACATGCAACAGTACGGTCGTCCTCTGCATCATCTCCCCGGCATCGCAGAGTGGGACGATCTCGCCGATGATGGCAACGCCCAGGCCATGGGGTCCGCGATGCAGAGCCGCATGGGCCTCGGCGACGTCCCGATGAACCTGGCGTCCACCTCGCTCGTGACGAACGCGTGGCTCTACGACGGCGAACCGAAGTACGCCGAATGGGTGCAGCACTACTTACAGGGCTGGGCCGACCGGGCCCACGCGAACGGCGGCATCGTTCCCGACAACGTCGCGCCCGACGGCGTCGTCGGAGGCCTGCACGACGGACGCTGGTACGGCGGGCACTACGGGTGGACGTGGCCGCACGGCCTTGCCAGCGTCGGCATGGGCACCCTCGTCGCCGGCTTGAACGCCTACCTGATCACCGGTGATTCGCGCCACCTCGACTTGGCTCGCGACCAACTCGACGCCGTCATGAACGAAGCGGTGGAAGAAGACCCCACTTCGACGCCGTGGAGCCTGCGCGGTTCGTGGATGTCACGCATGGGCGCCCGCTCGATCAAGCTGACCGGCGCCGCCGAGAAGCCCGGCACGCTCGTTCCGTACCGGTACGGCGAGAACGGCTGGTTCGACTACGGGCCGATGATGATGGCCCTCCCGACGTGGTTGTGGTGGTCCACCATGTCTGCCGACGACCAGGACCGGCTGAAGACCGTCATCGCCGGCAACCCCGGATCGCGCAGCGAGATCACCGAGTTCCGCGACAAGGAGGAAGCCGGCCACGAGTTGCCGTGGCTCTCCTACTTGTGGGGGGTGAATCCCGACTACCCCGAGCTGGCGCTGACGATGGCCATCGGCCAGGCCAACCGCAGGCTCGCGCTCATGGACACGGTCACGCACGACCCGAAGAACGATCACATCCACTTCTGGCAGCAGGTGCAGCCCGTGGTCACCGAGGTGCTGACGCAGTTGACGACCGGCGCACCACAGGTGCTCTACAACGGGGGCCTGCAGGGTGCGCGCGTGCGCTACTTCGACGGGCTGAGAAGACGCCCTGGCCTTCCGAAGGACATCGCGGCTCTGGTCGATGAGGTGACGGCCGATCGTGTCAGCCTCGAGCTCGTCAACCTGGGCGGCCGACAGCCTGCGCAGGTGATCGTGCAGGCCGGGGCCTTCGGCGAGCACCGGATCGACGAGGCCGAGGTCGAGATCGTCGACGGCAGCGACTACCCCGGCGGGCTGATCGAGTTCGCCGCCGCGGCGGTGCGCACAACGACCTCGCGCGTCGTCGTCGGCGACAACCGGCTCACGGTCGACCTTCCTCCGCGGAGCCGGATCCGGCTCACCCTGCAGCTCACGCTGCGCGCCCTGCCGGCGCGGCATCAGTCGATCTCGTGAGCTGATGCACCGACCGCCTGCGCGACGCTAGCCCTTCGACCGAGCGCGATACTCGCTCGGGCTGGCGTCGTGCAGTCTGCGGAAGTGCCGGGAGAAGTAGAACTGGTCGTGATACCCGACGTCGCGGGCGATCTCGCCCACGGGAGCGGTGGTCGTGTCGAGCAGGTGGCGAGCGCGGGCCATCCGCAATGAGGTCTGGAAGGCGAGGACGCCGCCGCCGGTGGCCTTGCGGAATCTCGCACTGAGGTGCGAGGACGACACTCCGACGAGTGCGGCGAGCTCCGAGACGCGGATGTCTCCGTCGAATCGCTCGGAGAGATACTGCATCGCGCGCTCCACCGGGTCGCCCGGTGCCGGCAGCGCCCGGTCGACGACGAGCTGGGTGAGGAGCTTCCATGCCGTGCCGGCCGCGCCGACGAGGTCGGCCGCGGAGTGGCTCCGCTCGAGCGATGAGACGATCTCGTCGAGCAGGGCCGCCGAGCGGTCGATGTGGCGGATCGGCACGATCGGCCGCGCCGGGGTCACCGACATCTCGGCCACGAGCTCGGGCAGGTCGCTTCCGCGCAGATGGCACCAGCAGATCGTCCATGGCGAGTCGGCGGATGCCCCGTACGCATGCGGTGTGCCGTTCGGGATGACGAGTGCCGTGTTCGATCCGATGCGATGCCGGGTGTCGCCGATGGCGGCCCAGCCGGTTCCGGCGACGCAGATGATGAGGATCGTCTCCGCAGCACCCTCGGGTCGCTGCATCAGATGATCGGCCGCGTTCGGGTAGTAGCCGGCGTCAGTCACGACCAACCGACGGGTGATCGGGCGCACCAGTGCCTCCGTGACGACGGGCCGCGGAATGACCGCGAGTCGCTGCTTGCGGAATCCCGCTTCGATGGGCACGGGTCAAGTGTGTCACGCGTGCGTGCCCAGCATCGTCGGATCGTCCATCCCGGCTCCGGGTTCGATCATTCCGGAGCATCCGCTCACCGGGTTGAATCGGAGCAAATGGACGTACACGAAGCAACCCTCGACCTCCCCGGTGCGCCCGCAGAGCTGCAGGCCCGCCTCGACGGCGATGGTGCGGTCGCCTGGCAGCAGCCGGTGACGATTCGCACCTATGAGCCGGCGCCGGCCGACCGCTACCCGATGTTCCTGTCGCGGCGGGTCTACCAGGGCTCGAGCGGCCGCGTCTACCCGATCCCGTTCACCGACCGCATCTCGACGGAACCCGTCGAACGGGAGTGGCAGGCCGTGCACCTCGAGAACCGGTGGCTCCGCCTGATGGTGCTGCCCGAGCTCGGCGGACGCATCCACGTCGGGTTCGACAAGACCGCCGGGTACGACTTCTTCTACCGCAACAACGTGATCAAGCCGGCGCTCGTCGGGCTCGCAGGGCCGTGGGTCTCGGGCGGCGTCGAGTTCAACTGGCCGCAGCATCACCGGCCCGCGACGTTCATGCCGGTCGACGTCGAGATCGAGGAGCACGCCGACGGGTCCGTCACCGTGTGGTGCTCCGACCACGATCCGTTCACGCGCATGAAGGGGATGCACGGCGTGCGACTGCATCCCGATCGCGCGACGATCGAGCTCGTCGTGCGACTGCACAATCGCACGAGCGAGACGC harbors:
- a CDS encoding aldose epimerase family protein, translated to MGALHELRTGTARATVSEYAAGLRGLEVAGIVLVHGGVEPSPPLSAGVVLVPWPNRVDGGLWELDGRLQQLECNEPEFGNANHGLLSQTRYAVAWADADALRLEAPVEGRAGYPFRLATAVEYHAVPDGVRVRHEITNLGDRAAPIAVGAHPYLGIGDTKSRDLEIRVRAGAVLDLDERHIPRGISSVAAGSDLRDWTPLDDVMRHGCLAALDVSDGLLRHGLRERGGAEVELWADPEFGYAQLYITDALPGLGAGEVAVAIEPMTAPPNALRSGFGLTWLEPGERWSAEWGIRLVAGDSNRSSCREAREHL
- a CDS encoding helix-turn-helix domain-containing protein produces the protein MPIEAGFRKQRLAVIPRPVVTEALVRPITRRLVVTDAGYYPNAADHLMQRPEGAAETILIICVAGTGWAAIGDTRHRIGSNTALVIPNGTPHAYGASADSPWTICWCHLRGSDLPELVAEMSVTPARPIVPIRHIDRSAALLDEIVSSLERSHSAADLVGAAGTAWKLLTQLVVDRALPAPGDPVERAMQYLSERFDGDIRVSELAALVGVSSSHLSARFRKATGGGVLAFQTSLRMARARHLLDTTTAPVGEIARDVGYHDQFYFSRHFRRLHDASPSEYRARSKG